The nucleotide sequence TTGTGCTGTGGCAGCATAGTGCAAACACATCAAATTCAGTTTATTCCATAGCTAAGAAACAGgtaaaatcaacaatataaCCTAAACAATGCATGATGGAACATATAGCTTGGTTAGTGACCAGCTGTGCACTACTTTTCATGGTGTACTGTAGGATATTTTTCTGgaatttccctctggattaataaagtaaGTAAGTATCTATCTATAGTATCTATCTTGAGTGCACTATATAGGGTATAGGGCATGATTTcgatattttctgcattttttcccaCTTATGAGATAGTGACAgtggagaaagacaggaagtgCGGGGAAAGAGAGAAGGGCCCTGACATAAAAGTTTGGATCAGTTTGTAATCACTGCTAGAAGGCATTTGTACTCGTGGTATGTGTCATAACCACTCAGCTATCAGGTCCGATTCAATTagcttttgttctttgttgtctcctcctctgtcactGATTAGCAACCAAATTAACCACTGTTCacccttgtatttacatacaGCCCCCCTCTCTACACTGATCATCCCTATAAAACTGTCCTCTGAAAATGTTCTTGGTTGGCTTTCCtccacagactcatgctctgtgttggtaaaccCACCGTGTGCCACAATACCAGTTAAAAACCCACTACAGCAAACGTCaaaggactaagagtgaaatttcttcaagaGTTCTCAATTTTTAGACATTACACAACTTTGTATGAGTTCAACAAGtagtaaataaaaatcagtgaagCTTTGATTCAGTGATCTGCCACACCATCTGAACGGGAACATCTATAAGGTGTTCATTTTCTTCATTCAGGAGTTCTGACTGACCTGCAGCAGACAGTCCATCGTTCCCTGATACAGCGCTCCTCCTCTCTGGTTCATCATGCGGGTCCGGACAACGTCCACTGGATTTGAGGCCAGAGCTCCCGCCAGACCACAAACAAAGCTGGACCTGGGGACCACATGAGCACACGTTTGTCATGTTCCTTCTATAAGTGTTTGGTGCTAAACAGTCGTTGCTGTTGTGTGctgccacaaacacaaaacggcTCAGAACACATTCAGATACCCACATGGCGGTTGCtgctataaaaacacacaatgaattGAGCTATTGTTGGCTGAAATAAATACGTAACATCACTGCACCACTGCTCAGATATCCAGAATTtgatatacatacatacaatacAGTACTTGTCAGTTAATACTGAAACTAAAGAATTACAAGAAGAAACATTTCACGTTACAAATGTACAGTACGTGTTGGACGTGCAGGCATCGTTTGCTCATACCACTGTGACTCTATGATTTGAAATGTGCTCTTGGCCTTTCATCTGCTTTTCATTTTCCCTCTCTGGCCTGCATCCATCTggatatattaaaataaatctttCCCTGTCAGGCAATTTCTTTCCAGCGAAAACATCCCATCACATGGGAGTCATGAGAAAGATCTCCAGGTCAGTTGAACTCACAGGAAGTGTGTGTACACGGTGTCCCCCATGTAACCCGACAGGATCAGATGCTTCTTGGTGATATCATAAACCGGCAGCTCCACTCCGACCACGATAGCTGCCCTCTGAGCTGTTAGAGAGACACCCTGATGCAGAGAAAGTTGGGGGAAGGAGCGTGATTTAAGTTTTGTGTCTGTACTACCAGAAACTAATTCTAACTGATGCtacttttaatgttttgtgtaccTTCCACAGTCCTCGTGTCCCCTCCTCCTGGTAGATGTTAATAAAGTTGCCCATCATGCTGCCCTGGATCACACGTCCCTGGGCCTGCATGCGGATCTGGGAGAACAGACAGAGGTAGTCGTCAACAAACTTGAATTTGACGTACACACAAACAACGTGGAATGCTGCAGCTTCACCAAAGTCAAGTACATGGGTGGAATGCAGAGTCCAAAAAAGTTAGTGGGGATTTTTTGCAAGCTGGAgcattttctctgtctctgttttcaGGAATTCTTCGGCTCATACTCGACTTGTTTTGACTCAGTGTGGCTGCTGTTAGCAAATCCGCCTTGGTTCGTTTCCCAGCTCTGTGATGACTTGGCGAGTGCAGCGAGAACGCGCCATGATGAAAACGCAATGTTCCACATTTGCAGTCACATGTATTAATTtgttaacaaacacacactgcagacaggAGGTCCTCATGACCAAACAAGGCAGATCAAAAAGAAGCTGGGCAGGACAATGTGAGTACACTTAAGCACTGGCCGTTATGCACCCATATCATATACAGAACACTATGTTACGCCTTCAGTCTATAAATAATCCACAAGTGGGGTCTTGATAGCACCAACATGCCCTTTACTCCACTTGGCATGCGACAAAAAGACCACACCCATAGCCTGGAGCTGCTTTACACTCTTTGCGCAATCCCATATAGTTTCAAAAGAATGTTGACAGTTGACAATTTGTGCTGtgtgcaacaaaacaacacaaaagtgaAGTGAACTGCTGTTGATTTCAGGGGAGGATTTTATGTGCTCGATTGCATTTCCAAGAAACTGGCAGACCTGCTCCACTGCCTCAGACTGCAGTTTTATGAGGACAGTAACCAGACCTAAGACAGCCTTCGTGTGTGCAAATAACTACCTTCAGCACATCCGTCGGGTTGgcgatggaggaggagatgaccCCAGAGAGGACACCACACAGCACATTAGTCAGCAGCGTCTCATCTGAAAGCAGAGAAGAGTGGGAGGCAGACTGTAACTGTGAACGGGCAGCATTTGATAGCAGTCGGTTTGATTATACAGCATTTTACTGAAGAAACGACAGTCACAAGGAGCTTTTAGTCTGAGAAAACATGGGGGCGAGTTTAAATAGGTCATACACGGACACATCTGTGCCTCATCTGTGACCTTCAGGGAGGAATGTGCATGTGTTGACCGGTGGCCAGGGACAACAGCCTGCAGAAATGTTTGTGTTACAAACTCACCTTCCGGTCTGTCAACCAGCAGCCGCTTAAAGCTCTGGTATGTTCCAATTTTTATGGTCCCGTAGGAGGCCTGGCGCAGCATGGCAGGAgcaattctgcaaaaacaaaaacaacaaaaatctctTTAATTACACAGTTCTAGAACAAAAACTGTGAGTCCTGCCCCAAAAATGTCAGcatgtgttaaaaataaaacactaataCTAGCTAATCTAAGACAGACCCTCTTGTTTGGGTAGATAGGAGTGTAGACAATGACTGGTAGACATACGGGAAGTgaacagaaaaagaggaagTGTACACATTTAGAGGAAGTACACAGAAGATTTATGAGTAGAAATGAGCACAATATTTACGTTAGGTATGGGATATTAGGCTGTAGGGTCCACAGCACACAGGAACACGAGTGGAAGCCCACCATACTGACCCTGAATACAAAGCCCGGGGTCCCTCCTCTCTTCCTATCCGCATCATAGCATGGAGCATGCCTCTGTAGCGGATCTCTCGGTATTTACTGTCGCCCACTTGGCCCTGGACTTGAAGGCGAGTCTTGGCGAGGTCGATGGGAAACGTCCCTGCAACACAGAACATCGTACACCCCATTTTAAACGCTGTAATTCACGGCTGGGATTTAGCTAATTAACAGTAATCCACGGGGCTCGGCCTCCCATCGCGCATCACTCACCGCATTCCGCCGTCACCGAAGCTAACCCGCCGAAAACAAAAGGCTTCCAGTTGACGGTAGACATTTTCTCCCGTCGTGTACCGAGTCACAGAGAACAGCTCCCGGAGAACCGGCGACAGAAGACGAGGCTTTACTGGGTCAGCAGCTCGTACTTTTTCCGTGTAACCGCGTTTGAACCTCTGCCGGCGTTTGAAGATTCCTTCCCCAGGTCCCTCCACCTCCTGCCGGGGAACAACAAGCTCCGCCCATCTCATCCTCTGCCGACCGCTGGCCCCGCCCACTGCATGTTGCCAGGCAACTGAGCAAGACGCTAGAGTGAAGCCGTAAAGCGGACGTGACTGTCGCTTCACTGCAAGCTTCCTCCAAAGAACTAATTACTGTCATTGTGTTTGGGAAGGGATTGCCCCATGTTTACGGGTAAACATCACGTGTGGCTCTAGTGAACGCACCCACACTTCTGACTCCTCCTCATGGTTAAATCTCTGACTTTATAAGACACCTGTAGGCCTTTCTTCACCCTTTTTCACCAGGTCTGaccatatacagtctatggttctGACATGGATGGAGGTGAAAAGTTGCTGGTAATTAAATAAAGGGATCCCTTATACACCATTTTGCTCCTTTATTCTGCCCCTATAGCAATTAGTTTTCGTAATGTCACTGAAGGAACatttgacaaaaagaaaactattcTAAAGCTCTGGAGCTGCCACTGCAAATGAACGATCTCCCTCATCCACCAGCCTAGATGGTGAATCGGTTAACAGCAGTTACTCAGGATCTAAGAGTCTGAGacgtggaggaggtggagaagtTCTCAGTGGTGCCCAATGATGCATGGCtttataaacaaacaaaaaatgtaaaatcagacctgttaaaccaaaaaatatataattgaaAAGTCTTAATAAATCAAAACTATGTCAGTgtataaattctgtttttttttatttaatttctatcACTATACTGTATTTGAGGAGCTATATGCATTTCTAGACAGGCGGATTAACCCATTTAATTTCGCAGTGATTTATGATACTAAAATGTAAATCTAGAACATGGACTAATGTATTTGCATCCTTCTTAAAAAGACAATGATTCTTCACTGTcttatattttatgttattgATGAACTGTAGCATATTTTAGGAGGTTAAATTAATGTAACCTGTAGCTCAAAATGTAGATTAAGGGTGTTTTTCCTCACAAAAACGTGGCCTAAGTAGAGTCTCCTCAGAAGAAGAGAGGATTTTGCAGAGCATATTTGCTGtgtattattttgcatttattcttATTATACTTTAAATATTTGCTGTGGCTATATGGTGGTGGTGTATGTAGTCTTAATTTTGATTCTAATGTTGATGTCGGCACAAACACCCTGCATGTGCACATcacttttatttacagtaaacatgATCCGACCCGAACGTAGTACATAATAACACCAATGGAACAGAACACATGAAAACATGGTGCTTTCCTTGCACTACAAACATTTCAGTTATTGTCTAAAACACAAACTAATCTATCACACTGTGGCACCACTACAGTCTGTGGGTGCCGCTTGTACACCTTACATACAAACATAGATGTACTAACAGAAGTTGTGTCTGTCTAGCTGTGCAAATACTCAAGTTTTCCActtgtgacattttttcaccAAAGTGTGGGCAAAGTGGAGCTCATATTGTCTTTACCAGGAGATATAATTTATATGTTGGTATGTTAATGGTTTACTTTTTATGAGCTCTCCAGAATAGACATAACTAGAAGTTTGGAGATGAGTAGACAAGGATAGTCTCTAGCTCATGTTGGAAGTGGAATCGTATATCACTGCAGCAGAAGTCAAAGCCTTTTTAAAGACTCTGTGCTGCTATAGCTGAATGTGACATCTGATCCCAGCTAGTGGATGTGACATTTGCGTTACTCGCTCAGAGTTCAGCTTGGTGCAGCCCAAAAGAAACTTTATATTACTGCTACTGAGAGGTACACCTATTGTTCATGATCTAAAGTGTAGCTCCAGTCAACAATTAGCAGAtccaaaaaaacagcacaacgtcaaacaaagaacagaataaCATGATTTTTGTGAGTTCGAGAGGGTTTTCTCCAAATACAACACACCAGTGCACATTAGACGCAGTGACACTTAGACAAAAACTCTACACCCTGAAGTTTACACACCCAACTGTGCATTGTTTTATACGTAGTGCATTGCAGTGAGGACCCATATACAGAGGAGACTAAGCTACTGCTCCACAGGTTTATGGTTCAACACAGGTTAAAGGACACTTTGAGACCAACAGGGTTCACATTCTGACCAGAGGAGACAGATGGCTTGAGAGAAGACTGAAAGAAATcatctctaaacagaggagggTATCTACAACAGCACTTATCAGGCACTTCAAACATTGTCCTGACAGTTTCACAGCTATTCAACCCTTGAAATTTGTGAGTCTTGGTCATTAATGAGCCATTAGTCAAGGGATTAGAGGGGTGAGAATAAATGCGTGGGACTCTTGGGAGAGGTGAAATGTGTTCAAAGACCAAAAGGAGTTCAGTTGCTTTCTACTTTAGCGTTTAGCATGATCTGAATgattgagaatctacacagacatgttGAACAGTCAGAAGCATATTAAAGGACACAAACCCAAATAAAGTGGAATCGCAGAGCATTATTGACAGATTTCTATTGTCAAACACcatctgctttttgtttcttgtctcatttctaTATCAACAGTTTCagtgttgtcttcatgttgagTAACTGTTCAGTTGTTCATTGATGACTGATCGCCAACAAAAAGCATTTCACCAACATACCACACCCAGAAGATCTGTGAGGAAGACTGTTGTAGGTGTGTCTTCATAATGAAGCTGGATTCCCTGGAGGCAGCTGAGTTTAAACAGAACACTGTGTTTCagtcactgaaaacaaaaagctcTTCATGCTattaataaattgtatttcttacACCATCCCTGATGCTGAAGTGCTGACCTTTTATTCTTGCCAATAAAGATTATTCAGTTCCTCTTAAGGTCCACTGTCGCAAAATTACATACAGAACTTTTAGCTATCCTGAGTGTTCTGTTTTTTCAAAGTGAGTGGATCCTACTGTTCAACCTCAAAATACTATTGGATAGCAGCTGTGTGTACATGTCCAGACACCTGTGAACACCACATGTGAAGATGTCACGTAGTTTTGTCAGGCAGGCCGTGGATTAACACAACCTGCAAACTTGTCTTCATCTCTTTGCTTTTTTGGACTGGATATAGGTAAGTAAAATTCCTTAAATACACCCCTTAAAAAATTAAAGGGACCACTTAAATCGTTGATGTACACTCTGTGATTGAagtgttaatttttttgagctGTGTATCTATGTTTGATGACTTTTAACAAGTCGtggaaatgtcactttttaCCTACTGTGGAATGTGTTCATCAAATTAGATATTGAGCTTGTTGTGTTATAAATGCAACTCTACATATGTGGGTGAGAGTTGTGGTTAAAATAACAAGTGAGACACTACATGAAGACACTTCTCACACCTTCACATATGGAAAAAGATACTAATAGAAATGTTACGTCTTTGATGGCTCAGTTAAATACATTTGTCTGATCCTGGCCTTTTTTCTGAGTTTTGTTTGTTCATATACTTGCTTGTTGCATCAGACAGAAACTAGTTCTGAGGGTGTGGAATGTTTAGGGGGAGGATTGTGGCTTTGTTCACACAGGTGTGAACATTCTTCAGTGTAGAGATGAAAGTGGCCTGGGGGGTATATTCTGTTGACTACAGAGCATaactgggtcattccagaattggaggacattttacatcccactcatcaaatttcaaataatccatgtacaaaatgctaaaacatgcagttgtcgtgtaaatttacttgtcctgagaccaaatctaaaaaaaacaaaaacaaaaaaactaggggaaaagaatatgaaaaaatatttttaaaataccaaataagtctggagttccccctaaaatgccactTTTCTCTAGTCaaacccccctgatgaccaaactgaatctcaaataaaaccattaaaatgaaatttaaatcgcctgttttggtattattttttacattggtGTCTCCTGTagttgtgggaaaaaaatgtaatcagcgtaatattttaaaaaacaattaatatGCATGGAAAGTGTGTCCCACAACGTTTTCAGCTggtagaagaaaaagaaaacagtgaatcacatgaaatgctGTTTCCTGAGTGTTTGGTTACCATAGATTTAGCTTTGTTTCCCCATTTGGTGTTAGTTTTGTTGGACTTTGCAGCAGCTTGTTTATGGCTTTCTTCCCTGCCTGCCATCAGTAAATGTGACTGAAGGCTATTTTTGGTCACTTATATTGCCTGTATGCCCTGCACTTAGGTCCATTTCCCTCAACTAGTGATGAGTACCACCACAGTGTGCGGATTCACAATTACATGATTAGgataacagttttttaaatgttatattttaaagaaattcccTTCAAGATCTATAAGCTCCCCAAATGGTCACTCAACTGATATGTCAATATGTGTTTTCACCTTCAAGCAAAGTCTGCCATCGTGGCATCTCTACAGTCTCCCATGACTCTGAATCAGAATGTTTGGATTGAATTGTTTGCTAATATTTTATGATAGTCTCATATCAGCCATCATGTCAATGTGTTAAACTGTCCTCATGACCTCATTGTATTATATACTGcccaaccaaaaaaaaaagtctcacactctaatattttgttggactgcctttagctttgagtagggcactcattcactgtggtgtcgtttcgataagcttctgcaacgtcacagcatttatttctgttcagaGATACAtcaatttttcaccaagatcttatactgatgatgggagagtcagaccgctgcacaaagtcttttCCAGAGCATCctaaagattctcaatggggctgaggtctggactctgtggaggacaatccatctcatgctccctgatccactcattcacaatgtgagccccatgaatcctggcatcgtcatcttggaacatgtccatgccatcagagaagaaaaactccattgatggaaagacctggtcattcagtacattcaggtagtcagctgacctcattctttgggaacataacgttgctgaacctgaccaaccccagatcataacattaacccccacaggctggtaggtacTAGACATGAtaagtgcatcacttcatcctcctctcttcttaccctgatgcccccatcactttggaacagggtaaatctggactcatcagaccacatttgttcctcgaagatgatggttcaccactatcctctAGGtcttaataatgcgttggacgattcttaacctgattttagtagtttcataaatctccttagttgttttctttgcttgatgcaggccaatattTTGActcttctgaaacagattaacatccttccCATGACCACAgaatatgtcttccaacatggttgtttcagaaatgagaagctcctcactgcatcagctagggttaaataagttgttgcagctgaaacatattcatccctgcagtaattatccaatggaaggctcttacctatttgcttagttaaatcctggtggtgatttttttgttggaCAGGCAGTGGAACATTATGAAGACACCAGGGCAGTCTGAACATTTTGGTGAACAACATGCAATAAATGACATAAACTACAGACAatcatgaagaaaatagcacagaaacagTCAAATACACCACATATTACAAATCAAAGTGCATGATGCCAAAATGCAGCACCAGAAACATACATTAAACTAAGAAAGCCTACTGATAAGAGTGTAAAATATATGAAGCATCTTTAAGGCGACTGCTTCTAAAAGCTCATTTCACATATCTTAAGAGTCTTTTAAGAGTTCCTGAACTAACTACAAAACATGTCTGTACCAGTAAATagattataaaaaaaacattgaaattcTTAAATATACATGTAACCAATGAAACAACTCTAAAACAGATGAGATTCTACTTCTActgttgtagttttatgtcGCTACCACTAGAGGTCAGGACAGCACCACTCTATTATAAACCCTCAGCCTATTGCACAGATGACAGACAACAATAAGCTCAGTTCAGTCTCACTTACATATTACATATAATCAATCTGACCTCTGATGAATGAGTGAACATGGGCAACAGGAAGCGTTTATCAATCAGTGAAGCTGATTATGAAACACATGCATGTCTGAACGACTGTGAGCACGCAGACAGCGACCGGCAGCACAGAGAAACTGGGCTGCAGGATTTGATTTTGTATGGATGACATGTTTGTCATGCCGCTTGTCGAAGCAGAGATTTCCAGAAGAGGAATGTATTGCCTGAACAAATACCTCGGCTTCATCTTATCTGTTTTCCATCACATTTGTCCTTCTGCTTTCAGCTTCTGGGTCTGTTCTCCTGACTGCAAAACATTCATCTACAGCATATTTATTATGATCATATGCTAGTTGTACTGTTTGATTAATGGGTTGGCTATGGGTCAGTAACCTCAGTATTGCCATCAGTACATTATTAACGACCAAGGAGAGAgggtaggtgtgtgtgtgtgtgtgtgtgtgtgtgtgtgtgtgtgtgtgtgtgtgtgtgtgtgtgtgtgtgtgtgtacgtggtTGCACAACATCGACGAAAGGAAATAGACAAATGGAAATATTGCGCCTTTATCTGAAACCAATAAGCAGAGGGAAGTGTGGTGCGGCtaaaaatggccacattttaaTGTGGTGATTTGTCAAAAGGAGCCTGAGAACCTGCAATAGAAGAGCAGAAGATATATCTGTGTTTGGTCgtacacaaaaaaaagaggaaagaaaatacAGCTGTGTTATTTAGGGAGAAgaagtgtgtctttgtgtcatttgtttgacTTGTGTGTG is from Amphiprion ocellaris isolate individual 3 ecotype Okinawa chromosome 10, ASM2253959v1, whole genome shotgun sequence and encodes:
- the LOC111588106 gene encoding kidney mitochondrial carrier protein 1 codes for the protein MSTVNWKPFVFGGLASVTAECGTFPIDLAKTRLQVQGQVGDSKYREIRYRGMLHAMMRIGREEGPRALYSGIAPAMLRQASYGTIKIGTYQSFKRLLVDRPEDETLLTNVLCGVLSGVISSSIANPTDVLKIRMQAQGRVIQGSMMGNFINIYQEEGTRGLWKGVSLTAQRAAIVVGVELPVYDITKKHLILSGYMGDTVYTHFLSSFVCGLAGALASNPVDVVRTRMMNQRGGALYQGTMDCLLQTWRSEGFMALYKGFFPNWLRLGPWNIIFFLTYEQLKKIDV